One Parasphingorhabdus cellanae genomic region harbors:
- a CDS encoding GFA family protein has product MTDKLTGSCLCGGVSFAISGPPGPIGQCHCSKCRKVSGTNGNAVFHATRDNFTWERGEELISRFFVPDGDGWHSVFCKTCGSPLPLDGQKSNLFFVPAGLLDDDPGGRGYAAHIFVGSKAAWEEITDEAPQFSEGFGSARIEKD; this is encoded by the coding sequence ATGACCGATAAATTGACCGGCAGTTGCCTTTGTGGCGGGGTATCCTTTGCGATCAGCGGTCCGCCCGGTCCGATTGGACAATGCCATTGTTCGAAATGCCGAAAAGTGTCGGGCACTAATGGCAACGCGGTCTTCCACGCGACCCGTGATAATTTCACATGGGAGCGCGGGGAAGAGTTGATTTCCAGGTTTTTTGTTCCGGATGGGGATGGATGGCACTCGGTATTCTGTAAAACATGCGGCAGTCCGCTTCCTCTGGACGGACAGAAAAGCAATTTGTTTTTCGTACCAGCGGGTTTGCTGGATGATGATCCAGGCGGGCGCGGTTATGCTGCCCATATCTTTGTCGGCTCCAAAGCCGCCTGGGAAGAAATCACTGACGAGGCTCCGCAATTTTCCGAAGGCTTTGGGTCCGCCAGAATCGAGAAAGACTAA
- a CDS encoding TetR-like C-terminal domain-containing protein yields the protein MNVKDNSVNIKDVPPVSGTYHHGDLRAAAIAAGMKRIEDMAHPDLGLRALARELGVSATALYRHFPNKDALLDALALEALNRLGKNQAEAGQAAGGGREGFVEVGVIYVQWAVENPALVRLIYDRVGKVDLESDNPSAMGEAFLQLRKGIAALMPDDMSGERRAVAALHAWSLVHGLAMLILDGQVEYDPDMVRKVVGSTEFNNI from the coding sequence ATGAACGTTAAAGATAACAGTGTCAACATTAAAGATGTGCCTCCGGTTTCTGGCACCTACCATCATGGCGATCTGCGCGCTGCTGCGATCGCGGCGGGAATGAAGCGGATCGAAGACATGGCGCATCCTGATTTGGGCCTGCGTGCGCTGGCGCGGGAGCTGGGTGTGTCAGCGACGGCGCTTTATCGGCACTTTCCCAATAAAGACGCGTTGCTGGATGCCCTGGCTCTGGAAGCGCTTAACCGGTTGGGTAAAAACCAGGCAGAGGCCGGGCAAGCGGCTGGCGGTGGCCGGGAAGGCTTTGTCGAGGTCGGCGTCATCTATGTCCAATGGGCGGTTGAAAATCCGGCATTGGTCCGATTGATTTATGATCGCGTCGGCAAAGTCGATCTCGAAAGCGATAATCCCTCGGCAATGGGGGAGGCTTTTCTGCAATTGCGCAAAGGCATAGCCGCGTTGATGCCCGATGATATGTCAGGCGAACGCCGCGCGGTCGCTGCCCTGCACGCTTGGTCACTGGTCCATGGATTAGCGATGCTGATCCTCGACGGGCAGGTCGAATATGATCCGGACATGGTCCGAAAAGTCGTTGGATCGACGGAGTTCAACAACATCTGA
- a CDS encoding SDR family oxidoreductase, with protein sequence MRTAIVTGASSGIGEATARKLVETGYNVMLAARRKDRLETIVEELGEQAAFHATDVSSRDDQDALAAATIKRFGQIDALICNAGIMPVSLIEKGDVEDWDRMIDVNLRGVLYGINAVLPQMVERKDGHIIIISSIAALQTFPSSAVYSATKSGVRSMSDTLRKEMTAHGVRVTTIFPGGVKTELGTSIKDQSVLEMMGGAFNFEFLEPENLADSVAYVLGQPPSVCVGELMIRPTGQP encoded by the coding sequence ATGAGAACAGCGATAGTCACCGGCGCATCCAGCGGTATCGGCGAAGCCACTGCCCGCAAGCTGGTTGAAACCGGATATAATGTGATGCTCGCGGCCCGGCGGAAAGACCGGCTGGAAACGATTGTCGAGGAGCTGGGAGAGCAAGCGGCGTTCCACGCGACCGATGTCAGCAGCCGGGACGATCAGGACGCTCTAGCAGCAGCGACGATAAAGAGATTTGGCCAGATTGATGCGCTCATTTGCAACGCGGGCATCATGCCGGTGTCGCTGATCGAAAAAGGCGATGTTGAAGACTGGGACCGGATGATCGACGTCAATCTGCGCGGGGTGCTCTATGGGATTAACGCCGTGCTGCCGCAGATGGTCGAACGCAAAGACGGGCATATTATCATCATCTCGTCCATCGCCGCGCTGCAAACATTCCCGTCCAGTGCGGTCTATTCCGCGACCAAATCCGGGGTACGGTCGATGAGCGATACTTTGCGCAAGGAAATGACCGCGCATGGCGTCCGCGTCACGACGATTTTTCCGGGCGGCGTGAAAACCGAGTTGGGAACCAGTATCAAAGATCAATCCGTGCTGGAAATGATGGGTGGTGCTTTTAATTTCGAGTTTCTCGAGCCCGAAAATCTTGCCGACAGTGTCGCCTATGTTCTCGGCCAGCCGCCATCTGTCTGTGTTGGGGAGTTAATGATCCGACCGACCGGCCAACCCTGA
- a CDS encoding putative bifunctional diguanylate cyclase/phosphodiesterase, with the protein MGETITLQRLLEMQKKVWNFKISADHETTELVAREQLKSFGQISRIGALIALPLTIYAMIMLFAHADLTFIVTASFYVAIVAFLSVRNFFRQLKLDPDTVDYKEAIKNIHIESIISSAGFSCVLAIPVAFGQIPYSLDIAILAMGGLVVGGFVFGSIPRAQTYNLSITTLCYVVAFLVAKGSGGISTAILLVFFALCIDYIYRLFFFNFVQRHMHAAKLKNSAETVRLLLNDYAEQSSDWLWEVDGEHLIVNPSARFATAVDMEIRDLRNLPLVDLFEESTERNLLAQCLSSGKTFRDIHVPIKIDGQECWWKLSGRHIKTATGESSHIRGVAADITSAKKAEERVAHLAHFDSLTDLPNRALFNQSLQRSIGRMKAGQKLAVLYLDLDHFKTINDTLGHGAGDIVLKAVASRLEKNIGIEDVVARLGGDEFAVSLRNVESDQDIRQTAQNLIDILSEPVMVEGQPVAIGVSIGIALAQEYGDDAEQLIKHADIALYHAKENGRGCASVFERYMHEAVQDRRNIEMDLRSALKRNELELYYQPLVNIETNESIGYEALLRWHHPEKGMIMPDVFIPVAEDTGLIVQLGEWVVRSALYEVAKWPEHLSVAVNLSPAQMRSPNLMPTIINALAATGVAPHRLELEITESVLMNDNQSNVELLHKIRSLGVRIALDDFGTGYSSLNYLRSFPFDKIKIDRCFVDEVDSREDCRAIIRAVTGLASSLGMVTTAEGVERSDQLSQLKEEGCVQVQGYLFSKAVPANNIKGRAEPTGNIEADVGEIGKKSAKVSRATPLRKGRRRKTG; encoded by the coding sequence ATGGGAGAGACGATCACACTCCAGCGATTGCTGGAGATGCAGAAAAAGGTTTGGAATTTTAAGATCAGCGCTGATCATGAGACCACCGAGCTCGTCGCGCGGGAGCAACTTAAATCCTTCGGCCAGATATCGCGTATTGGCGCACTAATCGCGCTGCCTCTGACCATCTATGCGATGATCATGCTATTCGCCCATGCCGATCTAACCTTCATTGTCACCGCTAGTTTCTATGTGGCTATTGTCGCTTTTCTCAGCGTTCGGAATTTCTTTCGCCAATTGAAACTGGATCCTGATACGGTGGACTACAAGGAAGCCATCAAGAATATCCACATCGAAAGCATTATTAGCAGCGCCGGTTTTTCCTGTGTCTTGGCTATCCCTGTTGCTTTCGGTCAAATTCCTTACAGCCTGGATATCGCAATATTGGCAATGGGCGGTCTGGTAGTAGGCGGATTTGTTTTTGGCAGCATTCCGCGTGCCCAAACCTATAATTTGTCCATCACCACACTATGCTATGTCGTTGCTTTCTTGGTCGCAAAAGGGTCTGGCGGCATCAGCACCGCGATATTATTGGTCTTTTTCGCGCTCTGCATTGACTATATTTACAGGCTGTTCTTCTTTAACTTTGTCCAGCGCCACATGCATGCAGCCAAGCTCAAAAATTCCGCCGAGACGGTCCGGTTATTGTTGAACGACTATGCGGAACAAAGCTCTGATTGGCTCTGGGAAGTTGATGGTGAGCATCTGATCGTGAATCCTTCCGCGCGTTTTGCGACGGCGGTTGATATGGAGATTCGGGATCTTCGTAATCTGCCTCTCGTGGACCTTTTTGAGGAATCCACGGAGCGAAATTTGCTTGCGCAATGTCTGTCATCCGGCAAGACTTTTCGCGATATCCACGTTCCAATAAAAATTGATGGGCAGGAATGCTGGTGGAAATTATCGGGCCGACACATCAAGACGGCAACAGGCGAAAGCAGCCATATTCGCGGCGTTGCTGCGGATATTACCAGCGCGAAAAAGGCTGAAGAGCGAGTGGCGCATCTGGCGCATTTTGATAGCTTGACCGACTTACCCAACCGGGCACTGTTCAACCAGTCACTGCAAAGATCAATTGGCCGGATGAAAGCGGGACAGAAATTAGCTGTATTGTATCTCGATCTGGATCATTTTAAGACCATCAACGACACATTGGGTCATGGTGCTGGCGATATCGTTTTGAAAGCTGTTGCCAGCCGTTTGGAAAAGAATATCGGGATTGAGGATGTTGTTGCCCGTCTTGGCGGAGATGAATTTGCTGTATCATTGCGCAATGTGGAGTCCGACCAGGATATAAGACAAACGGCGCAAAACCTGATCGACATATTGTCGGAACCGGTAATGGTCGAGGGGCAACCCGTCGCGATCGGTGTTAGTATCGGAATTGCGCTCGCACAGGAATATGGCGATGATGCAGAGCAGCTTATCAAGCACGCCGATATCGCCTTATACCATGCAAAAGAAAATGGGCGCGGATGCGCTTCGGTTTTTGAGCGGTATATGCATGAGGCGGTACAGGACCGGCGCAACATCGAAATGGATTTGCGGTCAGCGTTGAAACGCAACGAACTGGAACTTTACTACCAGCCACTGGTCAATATCGAGACGAATGAGTCAATTGGGTATGAAGCTTTGTTGCGTTGGCATCACCCCGAAAAAGGTATGATCATGCCGGATGTGTTCATTCCGGTGGCGGAAGATACCGGGCTGATTGTCCAGCTGGGGGAATGGGTCGTTCGGTCGGCTTTGTACGAAGTTGCCAAATGGCCGGAGCATTTGAGCGTTGCCGTGAATCTGTCTCCGGCGCAGATGCGTAGTCCCAATCTTATGCCGACGATCATCAATGCGCTGGCGGCAACGGGCGTAGCGCCGCACCGACTAGAATTGGAAATTACCGAGTCCGTACTGATGAATGATAATCAATCCAATGTGGAATTGTTGCACAAAATCCGTTCGCTGGGTGTGCGTATTGCGCTGGATGATTTTGGCACTGGCTATAGCTCGCTCAACTATTTGCGCAGCTTTCCTTTCGACAAGATCAAGATTGACCGCTGCTTCGTTGACGAAGTGGATAGCCGCGAGGACTGCCGGGCGATCATTCGAGCGGTCACCGGTCTGGCGTCCAGTCTCGGCATGGTGACGACCGCCGAAGGGGTTGAACGTAGCGATCAGTTGAGTCAACTCAAGGAAGAAGGATGTGTTCAGGTCCAGGGATATTTATTCAGCAAGGCGGTGCCCGCCAACAATATAAAAGGACGGGCAGAACCGACCGGAAACATCGAAGCCGATGTGGGAGAGATTGGTAAAAAAAGCGCTAAGGTTAGCCGGGCCACGCCTTTGCGAAAAGGAAGACGAAGAAAAACGGGCTGA
- a CDS encoding fatty acid desaturase, protein MSEALTEKDLRKREIAIARKYADRLPWEAVAWGLGNLLVWLSLWPLVFLGVMPLWLGFIIATFNVMLCYLPSHEAQHDIIGRKGTKWRWLNEFVGHVSTIPLVLPYRVAKLTHIQHHLHANDPALDPDYSSMAGGPWQAIWKSIQNRQPGADGGFNKYGDVLQDIGRPDALIDGALFQLAHFGILIALAWSGYALEAALLWWLPRQIGLTYIQFFLSWAPHHPADKTGRYKDTRAFKSAWGNIGSMGMQYHIVHHLHPYIPLTDTPRAYREMRDILEQRDCRLEGI, encoded by the coding sequence ATGAGCGAAGCCCTAACTGAAAAGGATCTACGCAAAAGGGAAATTGCGATTGCGCGGAAATATGCGGATCGCTTGCCTTGGGAAGCCGTGGCATGGGGATTGGGTAATTTGCTCGTCTGGCTGTCGCTCTGGCCGCTGGTCTTTTTAGGTGTGATGCCGCTTTGGCTGGGCTTCATCATCGCCACGTTCAATGTGATGCTCTGCTACCTGCCATCACATGAAGCGCAGCATGATATTATCGGGCGCAAGGGAACGAAATGGCGCTGGTTGAATGAGTTCGTCGGCCATGTCTCGACAATCCCACTGGTGCTGCCCTATCGCGTTGCGAAACTCACCCATATCCAGCATCATTTGCATGCCAATGATCCGGCACTGGACCCGGATTACAGCAGCATGGCCGGCGGTCCTTGGCAGGCGATCTGGAAATCGATTCAGAACCGTCAACCTGGGGCTGATGGAGGCTTCAACAAATATGGTGATGTTCTGCAGGATATTGGCCGGCCGGATGCGTTGATCGATGGCGCGCTGTTTCAACTGGCGCATTTCGGAATATTGATCGCATTAGCTTGGTCTGGATATGCGTTGGAGGCCGCTTTGCTATGGTGGCTGCCCCGGCAAATCGGCCTGACCTATATCCAGTTTTTCCTCAGCTGGGCACCGCATCATCCGGCCGACAAGACAGGGCGCTACAAAGATACCCGGGCATTCAAAAGCGCATGGGGCAATATCGGCTCCATGGGCATGCAATATCATATTGTGCACCATCTCCATCCCTATATCCCGTTGACCGATACGCCGCGCGCTTATCGCGAAATGCGGGATATATTGGAACAGCGCGATTGTCGGTTGGAAGGAATCTAG
- a CDS encoding DUF2306 domain-containing protein, giving the protein MPAMTYIHIIAGTIAVLAGAAALLTTKGSRMHRLVGNAFFISMVIMALGGIYLAIVLPMAISILVGVFTIYLVATSWMAARRHDEQINLLHYVALAMTLGVAAGGLWFGMEAQSSPDGLKDGLPAFPHYFFGGLGLLAALGDGLMIARRGITGKRRIARHLWRMCFAYFIAAGSLFTGPGATAFPDAIRDTGLLSVPEPIILVIMLFWVVRVLATKWYDGQ; this is encoded by the coding sequence ATGCCAGCCATGACCTATATCCACATCATCGCGGGAACGATTGCGGTGCTGGCAGGGGCTGCTGCTTTGCTGACGACTAAGGGATCGCGAATGCATCGGCTGGTTGGCAACGCCTTCTTCATCTCGATGGTGATCATGGCGTTGGGCGGTATTTACTTGGCCATTGTCCTTCCGATGGCCATTTCTATTCTGGTGGGCGTGTTCACTATCTATCTTGTTGCCACATCCTGGATGGCGGCCCGGCGGCATGATGAGCAGATTAACCTGCTCCACTATGTTGCGCTCGCTATGACATTGGGCGTTGCTGCTGGCGGGCTATGGTTCGGAATGGAGGCGCAAAGCAGCCCCGACGGGTTAAAAGACGGATTACCCGCTTTCCCGCATTATTTTTTTGGGGGCCTGGGTCTGTTGGCCGCATTGGGAGATGGGTTGATGATCGCCCGGCGCGGCATAACCGGCAAACGGCGCATTGCACGTCATCTGTGGCGCATGTGCTTTGCCTATTTCATTGCCGCCGGGTCGTTATTCACTGGCCCGGGAGCGACCGCTTTTCCTGACGCCATTCGCGATACGGGCCTATTATCCGTTCCGGAACCTATCATCCTTGTTATCATGCTGTTTTGGGTGGTTCGCGTGCTGGCCACCAAATGGTATGACGGCCAATAA
- a CDS encoding 8'-apo-carotenoid 13,14-cleaving dioxygenase, protein MASVVENTIRSAVVPVMSAVATFNRKRRKAPQGGHPYLTGIHKPMTGEVTLADLRVDGDIPKQLDGRYLRIGPNPVTVADEGSYHWFVGDGMAHGIRIHDGKAKWYRNRWIRSNAVSDALGEERKPGTRKPRTDTANTNILEIGGRTFAIVEAGGFPVELTDELETVAHNPFDGTLNNAFSAHPHLDPQTGEMHAICYDAAELETVWHVVIGKDGKVKREEPIAVSQGPSIHDCQITENHVLVFDLPATFSVKRMLAGYSFPYDWNPEHKARVGLCPREGSGADTIWCDVEPCYVYHPANAFEAEDGKVIVDVVVHESTYARTTFGPGGAWSRLERWTIDPVSKKVDRKILNDRAQEFPRYDERMSTSDYRYIYSIALAGEPDQLDMAGNELFKHDLKTGETAVRHFGENCHPGEFVFLPRSADSAEDDGWLIGLVIDMNNETTELQILKANDFTGEPQAIIHVPHRIPPGFHGNWISAA, encoded by the coding sequence ATGGCCTCTGTTGTTGAAAATACCATCCGTTCGGCGGTCGTCCCGGTGATGAGCGCTGTCGCCACTTTCAATCGCAAGCGGCGGAAAGCGCCCCAAGGCGGACATCCGTATCTGACCGGCATACACAAGCCGATGACAGGGGAAGTCACGCTGGCTGACCTGCGCGTGGACGGAGACATCCCGAAGCAGCTAGATGGCCGCTATTTGCGGATCGGCCCCAACCCGGTAACCGTGGCTGATGAAGGCAGCTATCACTGGTTTGTCGGCGACGGTATGGCCCACGGCATTCGCATCCATGACGGAAAAGCGAAATGGTATCGCAACCGCTGGATTCGGTCCAACGCGGTCAGCGATGCGCTTGGGGAAGAGCGCAAGCCCGGCACCCGCAAACCGCGGACCGACACCGCCAATACCAATATCCTTGAAATTGGCGGCCGGACTTTTGCTATTGTCGAAGCAGGCGGCTTCCCGGTCGAATTGACCGACGAGCTGGAAACCGTGGCCCACAACCCGTTTGATGGCACGTTGAATAATGCTTTTTCCGCCCATCCCCATCTTGATCCACAAACCGGAGAGATGCACGCGATCTGTTATGACGCGGCTGAACTTGAAACCGTTTGGCATGTTGTCATCGGCAAAGACGGCAAAGTAAAGCGGGAAGAACCGATCGCAGTGAGCCAAGGGCCGTCCATTCATGACTGTCAGATTACCGAAAACCATGTGCTGGTTTTCGATCTGCCCGCAACCTTTTCGGTCAAGCGCATGCTGGCTGGCTATAGCTTCCCCTATGACTGGAACCCGGAGCATAAAGCCCGTGTCGGCCTGTGCCCCCGCGAGGGCTCCGGGGCTGACACGATCTGGTGCGATGTCGAACCGTGCTATGTCTATCATCCGGCCAATGCGTTTGAGGCGGAAGACGGTAAAGTCATTGTTGACGTAGTGGTGCACGAAAGCACCTATGCGCGCACAACTTTTGGCCCCGGCGGCGCATGGTCACGGCTAGAACGCTGGACCATTGATCCGGTGAGCAAAAAAGTCGACCGGAAAATTCTGAACGACCGGGCGCAGGAATTTCCACGCTATGATGAGCGGATGTCAACCAGCGACTATCGCTATATTTACAGTATCGCCTTGGCTGGAGAACCGGATCAGCTCGACATGGCAGGGAACGAACTTTTCAAACATGATCTGAAGACGGGCGAAACCGCCGTCCGCCATTTCGGCGAAAACTGCCATCCCGGCGAATTTGTCTTCCTCCCGCGATCTGCCGACAGCGCGGAAGATGATGGCTGGCTAATCGGTCTGGTGATCGACATGAACAACGAAACCACCGAGCTTCAAATCCTGAAAGCCAATGACTTTACCGGCGAACCGCAGGCGATCATCCATGTCCCGCACCGCATCCCTCCCGGGTTTCATGGCAATTGGATAAGCGCGGCCTAG
- a CDS encoding helix-turn-helix domain-containing protein has translation MAITVKLDDLLHDNRMTLTELAERVDITIANLSILKTGKAKAIRFSTLEAICRELKCQPGDLLAFDED, from the coding sequence ATGGCCATCACCGTAAAACTCGACGATCTGCTCCACGACAACCGGATGACCCTTACCGAACTCGCCGAGCGGGTGGATATCACCATTGCCAATCTGTCGATCCTGAAAACCGGCAAGGCTAAGGCGATCCGGTTCAGCACGTTGGAAGCGATCTGCCGCGAGTTGAAATGCCAGCCGGGGGATCTGCTGGCGTTTGACGAGGACTGA
- a CDS encoding DUF2975 domain-containing protein produces MTKILRDPFLRFGAVIVKTGQYLFALAAVLVLLLVPLSIVFGDEVLQTIHQHFAFADSHYPVGSVVTLLLFVSAVLALWWMFFRYLTHIVDTVVAGDPFIASNANRLQHMAFLLLAIQVIYIPTAAFGLIVETAFKGPTSEVDVFWDFTGLLMVITLFIFARVFRHGTDMRSDLRGTI; encoded by the coding sequence ATGACTAAAATTCTGCGCGATCCCTTTCTTAGGTTCGGTGCCGTCATCGTTAAAACCGGCCAGTATCTCTTTGCCCTGGCGGCGGTGCTCGTCCTGCTTTTGGTCCCGCTCTCTATAGTCTTTGGTGATGAAGTGCTTCAGACCATCCACCAGCATTTTGCATTTGCAGACTCGCATTATCCGGTTGGTTCGGTCGTTACGCTATTGTTATTCGTCTCTGCAGTGCTCGCCTTGTGGTGGATGTTTTTCCGTTATCTCACCCATATTGTGGATACGGTAGTCGCGGGTGATCCCTTCATTGCCAGCAATGCAAACCGGCTGCAGCACATGGCGTTTCTGTTGCTGGCGATTCAGGTAATCTACATTCCCACAGCAGCCTTTGGTTTGATCGTTGAAACGGCGTTCAAAGGCCCGACATCAGAGGTGGACGTGTTCTGGGATTTTACCGGATTGCTGATGGTTATCACGCTTTTTATATTCGCCCGCGTGTTCCGCCACGGTACCGACATGCGCAGCGACTTGCGGGGGACGATCTGA
- a CDS encoding 5'-methylthioadenosine/S-adenosylhomocysteine nucleosidase family protein — MRAFQKIAVITGVLDEADAFLSDHPSEIMATPLGPLRQVEHSGKQIAILCPGIGKVHAAAAAMHLYSSFAPDLFLIIGTAGQVSNLEGNCFYLHEALQADYGTLENSKDHHGFTHYNAGAWPMGPSDWAPFSAHPMPGKLTLPKARIATADMFVKCPDRSTYLRDTLEADLVDMETAALAQMAKLLDVPWAGIKATTDNANGESSGDFQANLAAAAQRAADSAARFLTLI; from the coding sequence ATGAGGGCTTTTCAAAAAATCGCAGTTATCACGGGGGTTTTAGATGAGGCCGACGCCTTCCTGTCCGATCACCCATCAGAAATTATGGCAACGCCGTTAGGGCCGTTGCGTCAGGTGGAACATAGCGGCAAACAGATTGCGATTCTATGCCCGGGCATCGGCAAGGTTCATGCTGCTGCGGCCGCGATGCACTTGTATAGCAGCTTTGCGCCGGATCTGTTTCTGATAATCGGGACCGCTGGGCAGGTGAGTAATTTGGAGGGTAATTGCTTTTATCTGCATGAGGCATTGCAGGCAGACTATGGTACACTTGAAAACTCCAAGGACCATCACGGTTTCACCCATTATAATGCAGGAGCATGGCCGATGGGACCATCCGATTGGGCTCCTTTTTCTGCCCACCCTATGCCGGGCAAGTTGACTTTGCCCAAAGCGCGGATCGCGACGGCGGATATGTTCGTAAAATGCCCGGATCGCTCAACCTATTTGCGCGACACTTTAGAGGCTGATCTGGTTGATATGGAAACCGCGGCATTGGCACAAATGGCCAAATTACTGGACGTGCCTTGGGCCGGTATCAAAGCAACGACCGATAATGCCAATGGCGAAAGCTCCGGCGACTTTCAGGCCAATCTGGCAGCGGCAGCGCAAAGGGCTGCTGATTCAGCAGCACGGTTTTTAACGCTGATATGA
- a CDS encoding DUF2975 domain-containing protein, translating to MTQTNKPNDIVLKSTRGLLIFTKWLLVLGVGTLTIGMPTILFFTGEVTSAMADVFVTPPGPEVVWMIAGIMLFAVIMMLLTLFSINRLRRIVDSVGEGNPFTRINGTRLRGMGVAVFAIQVITFFGGILATTILTTLGEVKPDRDFHMDVGSGISVSGILLVLLLIILARVFDRGADMQDELEGTI from the coding sequence ATGACACAGACGAACAAACCAAATGACATCGTGCTCAAATCGACGCGCGGATTGTTGATATTTACCAAATGGCTGCTGGTGCTCGGGGTGGGCACGCTGACTATCGGCATGCCAACCATATTATTTTTCACTGGCGAGGTGACAAGCGCGATGGCGGATGTGTTTGTGACGCCGCCGGGACCCGAAGTGGTCTGGATGATCGCTGGCATCATGCTGTTTGCGGTGATCATGATGCTGCTGACACTGTTTTCCATAAACCGCCTGCGCCGGATTGTGGACTCGGTAGGTGAAGGCAATCCTTTCACCCGGATCAACGGCACCCGCCTGCGCGGCATGGGTGTGGCGGTTTTTGCGATTCAAGTGATCACATTTTTCGGCGGTATATTGGCAACAACCATTTTAACCACATTGGGCGAGGTAAAACCCGATCGCGATTTCCATATGGACGTTGGTAGCGGCATCTCCGTCTCTGGCATCTTGCTGGTGCTGCTGCTCATAATTCTCGCGCGTGTCTTCGATCGCGGTGCGGATATGCAGGATGAGCTGGAAGGCACGATTTGA